From a single Leucoraja erinacea ecotype New England chromosome 38, Leri_hhj_1, whole genome shotgun sequence genomic region:
- the pld3 gene encoding 5'-3' exonuclease PLD3, giving the protein MRLQLIHQKVKASSPSLDGSVICTSPSPGLHKIYREAVLVLGVILVLVLLMLIQLLLFPLNQQFNKTARTESGPAPLVEQLRRTCTDPCSVVLVESIPEGMQFGTNFTSNPSIYDGWMGLLSEAGSSLDIASFYWTMANIDTRTKEPTAAQGEAVLKEMQRVSGKLEVRVAVSKPSKHQTLADLELLQQSGAKVRVVDMPRLTSGVLHTKFWIVDKKHLFIGSANMDWRSLTQVKELGVVVYNCSCLAEDLGKIFEAYWSIGGTNGSIPDPWPSNYSTPYNKDNPMQLKLNNTPASVYFSSSPPPLCPAGRTDDLTSILSIIDDADDFVYVAVMSYIPVLMFTYPRRFWPTIDNHLRKAAFERKVHVRLLISCWQHTDPSIFPFLQSLTALSRNGKGLHVEVKIFVVPATQEQSKIPYARVNHNKYMVTDKVAYIGTSNWSGDYFVDTAGVGLVVNQTSTRRGLPEPTVQQRLLEVFKRDWDSPYSKLMEPGLKRHDVCRSF; this is encoded by the exons GTGAAGGCATCATCTCCGTCCCTGGATGGCAGTGTCATCTGCACCTCGCCGAGCCCTGGACTGCACAAG ATCTACCGGGaagcggtgctggtgctgggagTCATCCTCGTCCTTGTCCTCCTGATGCTGATCCAACTCCTGCTCTTCCCACTCAACCAGCAATTCAACAAGACCGCTCGGACCGAGAGTGGGCCAGCACCATTGGTGGAGCAACTGAGGAGGACCTGCACCGACCCCTGCAG TGTCGTCCTCGTTGAGAGTATTCCAGAGGGGATGCAATTTGGGACCAATTTCACCAGCAACCCGTCCATCTACGATGGCTGGATGGGGCTGTTGAGTGAGGCGGGGAGCAGTCTGGACATTGCTTCCTTTTACTGGACCATGGCCAACATCGACACCAGGACCAAGGAGCCCACGGCCGCTCAG GGTGAAGCCGTCTTGAAGGAAATGCAGAGGGTTTCGGGAAAACTCGAGGTGAGAGTCGCAGTCAGTAAACCCTCCAAGCACCAGACGTTGGCTGACCTGGAATTACTGCAGCAGAgcg GAGCCAAGGTGAGAGTGGTGGACATGCCCAGACTGACCAGTGGCGTGCTACACACCAAGTTCTGGATCGTGGATAAGAAGCACTTGTTCATCGGGAGCGCAAACATGGATTGGCGATCGCTGACGCAG GTGAAGGAGCTGGGAGTTGTGGTCTACAACTGCAGCTGCCTGGCTGAGGACCTGGGCAAGATTTTCGAGGCCTACTGGAGTATCGGTGGGACTAACGGCAGCATCCCCGACCCCTGGCCCAGCAACTACTCCACCCCGTACAACAAGGACAACCCCATGCAGCTGAAGTTGAACAACACCCCGGCCAGTGTCTACTTCTCA AgctcccctcctcctctgtgTCCAGCGGGCCGGACCGATGACCTCACGTCCATCCTCAGCATTATCGATGACGCAGATGATTTTGTGTACGTGGCCGTCATGAGTTATATTCCCGTTCTCATGTTCACGTATCCCAGAAG GTTCTGGCCGACCATCGACAACCACCTGCGGAAGGCGGCGTTCGAGCGGAAGGTGCACGTGCGCCTCCTCATCAGCTGCTGGCAACACACGGACCCCTCGATCTTCCCGTTCCTCCAGTCCCTGACCGCACTGAGCCGCAACGGGAAAGGGCTGCACGTGGAAGTG AAAATCTTTGTTGTCCCGGCAACCCAGGAGCAAAGCAAGATCCCGTACGCTCGAGTTAACCACAACAAGTACATGGTGACGGACAAGGTGGCCTACATTG GGACATCCAACTGGTCGGGCGACTACTTTGTAGACACGGCGGGGGTGGGGCTGGTAGTGAACCAGACGTCTACAAGGCGGGGGCTGCCAGAGCCCACCGTGCAGCAGCGACTACTGGAGGTGTTCAAGCGAGACTGGGACTCGCCGTACAGCAAGCTCATGGAGCCCGGGCTGAAGCGTCACGATGTCTGTAGATCCTTCTAA